The Leadbettera azotonutricia ZAS-9 genome has a window encoding:
- a CDS encoding sigma-54-dependent transcriptional regulator, whose product MTHILIIDDEPGIRRTLASILEDEHYRVFTAEDAVLGIEILEKENISLVFLDVLLPRMGGIEALDTIHKNWPQVEVVMISGHANVDMAVRAVKLGAFDFLEKPLSLDKVLTVCRNALALHKLREENHALKKKVPRDELIGASPEMEKVKALVNQAAISEARILISGENGTGKEVVARTIHRLSPRADKPFVEVNCAAIPETLIESELFGHEKGAFTDASAIRKGRFETASGGTLFLDEIGDMSLAAQTKVLRAIQEQKIERLGGEETINVDVRILAATNKDLERACAEGKFRQDLFFRLNVIPIRLPSLRERKSDIPFLLFHFLEALSPDAVEFEKEALDMLGDYSWPGNVRELKNFAERIAVMYSGGKVGAETAAEFLKKDALSQAPGQAGEQALDETLALKGLLDKDFNTAKEFFEKLYLEFQLFKNHGIISKTAEAIGIYPSNLHAKLKKYKIAIPANKD is encoded by the coding sequence ATGACCCACATTTTAATAATCGACGATGAGCCTGGAATTCGCCGCACCCTTGCGTCCATACTTGAGGACGAGCATTACCGGGTCTTTACCGCCGAGGATGCTGTACTGGGCATCGAAATCCTCGAAAAAGAAAATATCTCCCTTGTGTTCCTCGATGTGCTCCTCCCCCGCATGGGCGGCATAGAAGCGCTGGACACGATACACAAAAACTGGCCCCAGGTAGAAGTTGTCATGATCTCAGGCCATGCCAATGTGGATATGGCAGTACGGGCCGTCAAGCTCGGGGCTTTTGACTTTCTTGAAAAGCCCCTCTCCCTGGACAAGGTTCTGACAGTCTGCCGCAACGCTCTTGCCCTGCATAAGCTGCGGGAAGAGAACCATGCGTTAAAAAAGAAAGTGCCCAGGGATGAACTCATAGGCGCCTCGCCGGAAATGGAAAAGGTGAAGGCCCTTGTCAACCAGGCCGCGATAAGCGAAGCCCGCATTCTCATCTCAGGCGAAAACGGCACAGGCAAGGAAGTAGTCGCCCGGACCATACACCGGCTGTCCCCCAGGGCGGACAAACCCTTTGTAGAGGTCAACTGCGCAGCCATCCCTGAAACGCTTATAGAGAGCGAACTCTTCGGGCACGAAAAAGGGGCCTTCACGGATGCATCGGCAATACGCAAGGGCCGCTTCGAAACCGCCAGCGGGGGCACCCTCTTCCTGGACGAAATAGGCGACATGAGCCTTGCGGCCCAGACAAAGGTGCTGCGGGCAATACAGGAGCAGAAGATCGAGCGCCTGGGGGGCGAAGAAACCATCAACGTGGATGTGAGGATTCTGGCAGCCACCAACAAGGATCTCGAAAGGGCTTGCGCTGAAGGCAAGTTCAGGCAGGATCTTTTTTTCAGGCTCAATGTCATACCCATAAGGCTTCCCTCTCTAAGGGAGAGGAAAAGCGACATACCTTTCCTGCTCTTCCACTTCCTCGAGGCGCTGAGTCCCGATGCAGTCGAATTTGAAAAGGAGGCGCTGGACATGCTCGGCGATTACAGCTGGCCCGGGAATGTCAGGGAGCTTAAGAATTTTGCGGAGAGGATTGCGGTCATGTATTCAGGGGGCAAAGTTGGGGCAGAGACAGCGGCTGAATTCCTTAAGAAAGATGCCCTGAGCCAAGCCCCCGGGCAAGCCGGGGAGCAGGCCCTTGATGAAACCCTGGCCCTTAAAGGCCTGCTGGATAAGGACTTCAATACCGCAAAAGAATTCTTCGAAAAGCTTTATTTGGAGTTCCAACTTTTCAAGAACCATGGTATAATATCCAAGACAGCGGAGGCCATAGGCATCTACCCTTCAAACCTCCATGCCAAACTGAAAAAATACAAAATCGCCATTCCGGCGAACAAGGATTGA
- a CDS encoding sensor histidine kinase, translating into MKNRRTHPKYSIINVQGLVLIYLLLTVLTILFFRSTISSLLETGSIPEPQSLMAFFIIPAVLLVFLAVSIMDMARDFVGQLPWGRFQAKLVFYFVITVVLAAMPVVLLTNLAVGELLKFWRTIDVDSAMDAAQGFAMDTYSLNMEKLEAKVRNGDFDIAENSEAQTLPREVSGIQDFSLRAGGIWAERDFLGDESLRLPSPPLRQQGFAPRELPRDADVIRYVLNPDADHIRVITWRLREGFNRDLETIENERARFLIIDSIKYNIERLLVFYYGVFFLPAILMTLIIAFSFARRITSPIRNLTEATRKVTEGDFSIQILPRKGDELALLVRSFNAMVRELENSRAALVKTEKISIWQTMAEQLAHEIKNPLTPIRLSAERMLRRWQNEPEKIGEILENSMLAIIQETEGLATLLTEFRTLSKPMEPSRSWTEIRGLAEEAIEPYRASHPGVDFDIGNVEKGISIKIDRHRLGQILTNLIINAIDAMEGTGLIEIRTDLIKKQARRYCRLSIRDSGKGISEEDAKNIFTPYFTTKKSGTGLGLPIVERIVNEHGGAIWFDSARGTGTTFYIDLPTDENSYEAKEP; encoded by the coding sequence ATGAAGAACCGCAGAACCCATCCAAAATATTCCATCATAAACGTTCAGGGCCTGGTGCTCATCTATCTTTTGCTCACAGTCCTGACCATACTCTTTTTCCGATCCACCATCTCAAGCCTTCTTGAAACAGGCAGCATACCGGAGCCGCAAAGCCTCATGGCCTTCTTCATTATCCCTGCGGTGCTGCTGGTTTTTCTCGCTGTCTCGATTATGGACATGGCCAGGGACTTTGTGGGCCAGCTCCCCTGGGGCAGGTTCCAGGCAAAACTCGTGTTCTACTTTGTCATCACTGTTGTGCTGGCCGCAATGCCCGTAGTGCTGCTCACAAACCTCGCAGTAGGGGAACTTCTCAAATTCTGGAGAACCATTGACGTGGATTCCGCAATGGACGCAGCCCAGGGTTTTGCAATGGATACGTATTCGCTTAATATGGAAAAGCTCGAAGCCAAGGTCAGGAACGGGGATTTTGATATTGCAGAAAATTCGGAAGCCCAAACACTGCCAAGGGAAGTATCGGGCATACAGGACTTTAGCCTAAGGGCCGGCGGCATCTGGGCCGAAAGGGATTTCCTGGGGGATGAAAGCCTAAGGCTCCCATCCCCTCCCCTGCGCCAGCAGGGTTTTGCCCCCAGGGAGCTTCCCCGGGATGCCGATGTCATACGCTACGTACTGAATCCGGATGCGGATCATATCAGGGTAATCACATGGCGCCTTAGGGAAGGCTTTAACCGCGACCTTGAAACCATCGAGAACGAAAGAGCCCGTTTTCTGATCATTGATTCAATCAAGTACAATATCGAAAGGCTTCTTGTCTTTTACTACGGCGTGTTCTTCCTCCCTGCCATACTCATGACATTGATCATTGCCTTCTCGTTTGCAAGGCGGATAACATCCCCCATCAGGAATCTTACCGAAGCAACACGAAAGGTAACAGAAGGGGATTTTTCCATACAGATTTTGCCGCGAAAAGGGGACGAGCTCGCGCTTTTAGTGCGTTCCTTTAACGCAATGGTGAGGGAGCTTGAAAATTCCCGTGCGGCTTTGGTGAAGACAGAAAAAATATCCATCTGGCAGACTATGGCAGAGCAGCTCGCCCACGAGATAAAAAACCCCCTCACCCCCATAAGGCTTTCTGCCGAGCGGATGCTGAGGCGCTGGCAGAATGAGCCCGAAAAAATCGGGGAGATCCTCGAAAACTCCATGCTGGCCATCATACAGGAGACCGAGGGTCTCGCCACCCTGCTCACCGAATTCCGCACCCTTTCAAAACCTATGGAACCATCCCGGTCATGGACAGAAATCCGGGGGCTTGCGGAAGAGGCGATTGAGCCCTATAGGGCTTCCCACCCCGGGGTGGACTTTGACATTGGCAATGTGGAAAAGGGGATCTCCATCAAAATAGACCGGCACAGGCTGGGCCAAATACTTACCAACCTTATCATCAATGCCATAGACGCCATGGAAGGCACGGGGCTCATTGAGATTCGCACCGACCTCATAAAAAAACAGGCCCGCCGTTATTGCAGGCTCAGCATCAGGGATTCGGGCAAGGGCATTTCCGAAGAGGACGCAAAAAACATCTTTACGCCTTACTTCACCACAAAAAAATCAGGTACCGGCCTTGGGCTCCCCATAGTGGAGCGTATCGTAAACGAGCACGGCGGCGCTATCTGGTTTGATTCAGCCCGGGGGACAGGGACCACCTTTTATATCGACCTGCCCACCGACGAAAACTCTTATGAGGCAAAGGAGCCATGA
- a CDS encoding HPr family phosphocarrier protein, translating into MMQQRVTISNRAGIHARPAALLVEIAKDIKSSIYIEKGSDRINGKSIMGILTLGAAYGTELNIITEGEDEKEALEAIVRLFESKFSEE; encoded by the coding sequence ATGATGCAGCAAAGAGTTACCATTTCCAACCGCGCTGGCATTCATGCCCGGCCCGCAGCATTGCTGGTGGAGATCGCGAAAGACATTAAATCTTCCATCTATATTGAGAAGGGCAGCGACAGGATCAACGGCAAGTCCATCATGGGTATCCTGACCCTGGGGGCAGCCTATGGCACCGAACTCAATATCATCACCGAAGGGGAAGACGAGAAGGAAGCCCTCGAGGCCATTGTCCGCCTTTTTGAATCGAAATTTTCAGAGGAATGA
- the hprK gene encoding HPr(Ser) kinase/phosphatase gives MAEKCFTVLDLLDLDLKEHNSLNLRCIGGRKGLTREISIPDLNRPGLALSGFFDSFAFNRLQVYGRGEVAYLRKIEEDGKVETIRQMFTYAIPCCIFTHNLVPGEMFFREAEASQCPILQTDLSTAEFSARIMRILSDVFAPRQSIHGVLAEVYGLGILILGDSGVGKSETALELIKLGHRLVADDVVEIHCVSGNILMGTGANKIIAHHMEIRGLGIINVTHLYGIGAIRDKKQIQLVVKLEIWDASKNYDRIGTEEQYMEILGVNIPKLEIPVKPGRNIPIIIETAAMNERLKKMGYNAAREFNKNILKWIESDNARAVYFGSEDII, from the coding sequence ATGGCTGAAAAGTGCTTCACTGTTCTTGATCTCCTGGACCTGGATTTGAAGGAGCACAACTCCCTCAACCTCCGCTGCATAGGTGGACGAAAGGGTTTGACCAGGGAAATCAGCATACCCGACCTTAACCGCCCGGGCCTGGCGCTTTCCGGCTTTTTCGATTCATTTGCCTTCAACCGCCTTCAGGTTTACGGCAGGGGCGAAGTGGCATATCTCCGCAAGATTGAAGAGGATGGCAAAGTGGAGACCATCAGGCAGATGTTTACCTATGCCATACCTTGCTGCATTTTCACCCATAACCTCGTGCCGGGGGAGATGTTTTTCAGGGAGGCCGAAGCTTCCCAATGCCCCATACTCCAGACCGACCTTTCCACTGCCGAATTCAGCGCCCGCATCATGCGAATCCTTTCGGATGTCTTTGCCCCCAGGCAGAGCATACACGGGGTGCTGGCCGAAGTGTACGGCCTGGGCATCCTCATACTTGGGGATTCGGGGGTGGGCAAGAGCGAGACGGCCCTGGAACTCATCAAGCTGGGCCACCGCCTCGTAGCCGATGATGTTGTGGAGATCCATTGCGTGTCGGGCAATATACTCATGGGGACAGGGGCCAATAAAATCATCGCCCACCACATGGAGATACGGGGCCTTGGCATAATCAATGTGACCCACCTTTACGGCATTGGCGCCATCAGGGACAAAAAGCAGATTCAGCTTGTTGTCAAACTCGAAATTTGGGATGCGTCAAAAAACTACGACCGCATAGGCACCGAGGAACAGTACATGGAGATTTTGGGGGTCAATATCCCCAAGCTTGAAATTCCGGTAAAGCCGGGGCGCAATATCCCCATCATTATAGAAACTGCCGCCATGAACGAAAGGCTCAAGAAGATGGGCTACAATGCGGCCAGGGAATTCAACAAGAATATCCTTAAATGGATAGAGAGCGACAATGCCAGGGCTGTGTACTTCGGCAGCGAAGATATAATCTAG
- a CDS encoding amino acid ABC transporter ATP-binding protein has protein sequence MIRLKGVCKSFGSLKVLKDINLHVREGEKVTIIGPSGSGKSTLIRCINALEEPTEGEVYLNGERLLHSNHVQLVRANCAMVFQQFNLYPHMNVLQNITLAPIKLQKIAKPEADEIAYHYLDVVGLRDKALAYPATLSGGQQQRIAIARALATRQKILLFDEPTSALDPEMVQEVLDVMIKLSKESITMVVVTHEMGFARQVADRVIFLDNGVLVEEGPPEVFFEHPKNERTIAFLSKILR, from the coding sequence ATGATTCGGCTAAAAGGGGTATGCAAATCCTTCGGCTCTCTCAAGGTACTGAAGGATATAAATCTCCACGTCCGCGAAGGCGAGAAGGTCACGATCATCGGCCCTTCGGGTTCGGGGAAGAGTACCCTCATACGCTGTATTAATGCTTTGGAAGAGCCCACCGAGGGCGAGGTGTACCTTAACGGCGAGCGCCTGCTCCATTCTAATCATGTTCAACTGGTGCGGGCCAACTGTGCCATGGTTTTCCAGCAGTTCAACCTCTATCCCCACATGAATGTTCTGCAGAACATCACTTTGGCGCCCATCAAGCTCCAAAAGATAGCAAAACCGGAGGCGGACGAAATCGCCTACCACTACCTTGACGTTGTAGGTCTCAGGGACAAGGCTTTGGCTTACCCGGCGACCCTTTCCGGGGGGCAGCAGCAGCGCATCGCCATTGCCCGCGCCCTTGCGACAAGGCAGAAGATCCTTCTGTTTGATGAACCTACATCGGCCCTGGACCCTGAAATGGTTCAGGAAGTCCTGGACGTTATGATAAAGCTTTCCAAAGAGTCCATCACCATGGTGGTGGTAACCCACGAAATGGGCTTTGCCAGGCAGGTTGCCGACAGGGTTATCTTTTTGGACAACGGGGTGCTCGTTGAAGAAGGCCCCCCCGAAGTGTTTTTTGAGCATCCAAAAAATGAGCGCACTATTGCGTTCTTAAGCAAAATTTTGCGTTAA
- a CDS encoding transporter substrate-binding domain-containing protein, translated as MKLARKLACAALILTVAAGALFAGGSSQTSSTGSPLDSIKAHGVLRVGVKSDVPGFGLLNPDRGLYEGMEIELSKLIAKEIFGDASKIAFTPVTAKTRGPLLDNGDIDFVIATFTVTEERKLTYNFSSIYYTDGVGILAKKAAGYTSLKDLDGKTFGVAQSATSRAAIQEGADKIGVKVSFAEFATYPEIKAALDSGRVDAFSVDKAILRGYLDDTVFLLPDTFAPQPYGVATKLNNKALAAWVDGLIVKWLADGTVAGLIKQFNLQ; from the coding sequence ATGAAGTTAGCGAGAAAATTGGCATGCGCAGCTTTGATTCTGACGGTTGCAGCCGGTGCGTTATTCGCCGGCGGCAGTTCACAAACAAGTTCGACGGGCAGCCCGCTGGACTCAATCAAGGCCCATGGGGTGTTGCGGGTCGGGGTAAAATCCGATGTTCCCGGGTTCGGTCTTCTCAATCCCGATCGGGGCCTTTACGAAGGCATGGAAATCGAGCTTTCCAAGCTCATCGCCAAGGAGATCTTCGGGGATGCTTCGAAAATCGCCTTTACGCCGGTTACCGCGAAGACAAGGGGTCCCCTTCTGGACAACGGCGACATTGACTTTGTCATTGCCACCTTCACCGTAACCGAAGAAAGGAAACTCACCTACAACTTCTCGTCGATTTATTACACCGACGGCGTAGGCATCCTGGCTAAAAAAGCCGCGGGCTATACCAGCCTGAAGGATCTGGACGGCAAGACCTTTGGTGTCGCCCAGTCCGCCACAAGCCGGGCCGCCATTCAGGAAGGGGCCGACAAGATCGGCGTCAAGGTGAGCTTTGCCGAATTTGCCACCTACCCCGAGATTAAGGCCGCCCTGGATTCAGGCCGCGTTGACGCCTTTTCGGTGGACAAGGCCATACTCAGAGGCTACCTGGATGACACGGTCTTCCTCCTCCCCGATACCTTTGCCCCCCAGCCCTATGGTGTAGCCACCAAGCTGAACAACAAGGCCCTGGCAGCCTGGGTTGATGGGCTTATCGTTAAATGGCTTGCCGATGGTACCGTCGCCGGGCTTATCAAACAGTTTAACCTGCAGTAG
- a CDS encoding amino acid ABC transporter permease produces MNGPFAALRWVFLWRDKSAFLEGFGMTILVSLGALLLALALGIIFGLFSTSAKKALKGIARVFVEFFQNTPLVVQVFFVYNALPYVGIKLDVFSIGMLCVGIYHGAYVSEVVRAGITSIPRGQMDAARSQGFSYLQAMRYIILPQTVTIVLPPLANQAVNLIKNTSVLALIAGGDLMYRADSWASNGTLSYGPAYIVTGLLYFLLCFPMVTWARRHEVKIKNRDIQAHPAEGAAAGGAK; encoded by the coding sequence ATGAACGGGCCGTTTGCAGCGCTGCGCTGGGTTTTCCTCTGGAGGGACAAGTCCGCCTTTTTGGAAGGCTTTGGGATGACTATCCTTGTGTCCCTGGGCGCCCTGCTTCTGGCCCTGGCATTGGGCATCATTTTCGGGCTCTTTTCGACTTCCGCTAAAAAAGCATTGAAAGGCATCGCCAGGGTTTTTGTTGAATTTTTTCAGAATACCCCCCTGGTGGTGCAGGTTTTTTTTGTGTACAACGCTTTGCCCTATGTGGGGATAAAGCTCGATGTGTTTTCCATAGGCATGCTCTGCGTAGGCATCTACCACGGCGCCTATGTTTCCGAAGTGGTCAGGGCAGGCATCACTTCCATACCCCGGGGTCAGATGGACGCGGCCCGTTCCCAGGGTTTTTCCTATCTCCAGGCCATGCGTTACATCATCCTGCCCCAGACGGTCACCATAGTATTGCCGCCCCTGGCAAACCAGGCGGTCAACCTCATCAAGAACACCTCGGTTCTTGCCCTCATTGCGGGGGGCGATCTTATGTACCGTGCCGACAGCTGGGCGTCCAACGGAACCCTGAGTTACGGCCCCGCCTACATTGTTACCGGCCTGCTGTACTTCCTCCTCTGTTTCCCCATGGTTACCTGGGCGAGGCGCCACGAAGTAAAGATTAAGAACCGGGATATTCAGGCACACCCTGCCGAGGGCGCTGCCGCAGGAGGCGCAAAATGA
- a CDS encoding amino acid ABC transporter permease, whose translation MSPQVFADLFSPANVRYILAGLRTTLLISIVTVLLSVFWGSVLALLRNYGKKTLGRFASIYIEIFRSTPLLLWILICIFMLPFGNALIRGTLGLTLYTSSVIAEIVRGGLNSVEKGQFEAARSQGFSFFQTLLYIVLPQCFMRIVPSLMSQIITTIKDTSFFAQFAIAEFFFNSKQLMGIISKDTVVTSAHIFVLYCFIALVYFVINFALSCIVRKLARNEQSLSLHPEQ comes from the coding sequence ATGAGCCCCCAGGTTTTTGCCGATCTCTTTAGCCCTGCCAATGTCAGGTACATACTGGCAGGACTGCGCACCACCCTCCTCATTTCGATAGTGACCGTGCTGCTCAGCGTTTTTTGGGGTTCGGTGCTTGCCCTGCTAAGGAATTACGGAAAGAAAACCCTCGGCCGCTTTGCTTCTATTTATATTGAAATTTTCCGCAGCACTCCTTTGCTGCTTTGGATATTGATCTGCATATTCATGCTTCCCTTTGGGAACGCCCTTATCCGGGGCACCCTGGGCCTCACCCTTTATACTTCGTCGGTTATTGCGGAAATAGTCCGGGGCGGCCTTAACTCGGTGGAGAAGGGCCAGTTTGAAGCAGCCCGTTCCCAGGGCTTCAGCTTTTTCCAGACCCTCTTGTACATTGTGCTGCCCCAATGCTTTATGCGGATTGTCCCATCTTTGATGAGCCAGATCATCACCACCATCAAGGACACTTCGTTCTTTGCCCAATTCGCTATTGCGGAATTTTTCTTTAATTCCAAACAGCTCATGGGCATTATCTCCAAAGATACGGTTGTTACCAGCGCCCATATTTTTGTCCTTTACTGTTTTATCGCCCTGGTGTATTTCGTAATCAACTTTGCCCTTTCCTGTATAGTCCGCAAACTTGCGCGGAACGAGCAGAGCCTTTCGCTCCATCCGGAGCAGTGA
- a CDS encoding Rpn family recombination-promoting nuclease/putative transposase, producing the protein MSANREHKDSVFTWFFSEPDALRELYSALEGVYLDPSVPITINTLESVIFEGRVNDISFVIADKVVVLIEHQSTINKNMPLRLLMYIADVYKKITGEEDIYHSKLVPIPCPEFIVLYNGIDEYDDEKILKLSDAFMDASSIGLANDKKPPLELTLKVYNINQGRNKPIIAKCQKLDWYSTFIAKIREYKKETGKDKAGTMEAVKRAVRFCIDHDIIKDFLKSHSTEVMNMLVTEWNWDTALRVREEEGREEGEQRKAKEVAKNALNEGLSIGIIQKLTGLDTETIQSLSAE; encoded by the coding sequence ATGAGCGCAAACCGGGAACACAAAGACAGCGTATTCACCTGGTTTTTCAGCGAACCTGACGCATTGCGTGAACTGTACAGCGCCCTGGAAGGGGTGTACCTGGACCCCTCTGTCCCCATTACGATAAATACCCTTGAAAGCGTTATCTTTGAGGGGAGAGTGAACGATATTTCCTTTGTCATTGCCGACAAGGTGGTAGTCCTGATAGAGCACCAGAGTACCATAAATAAAAATATGCCCCTCAGACTGCTCATGTATATCGCTGATGTGTATAAAAAGATAACCGGGGAAGAAGATATATACCATTCGAAGTTAGTACCCATTCCCTGCCCCGAGTTTATCGTCCTGTACAACGGCATCGATGAATATGATGACGAAAAAATTCTCAAACTTTCAGACGCCTTTATGGACGCTTCATCCATAGGGCTTGCCAATGACAAGAAGCCGCCATTGGAACTCACGCTCAAGGTATACAATATTAACCAGGGCCGCAATAAGCCTATAATCGCAAAATGCCAAAAACTTGACTGGTATAGTACCTTTATTGCCAAAATACGCGAATACAAAAAAGAAACCGGAAAAGACAAGGCCGGTACAATGGAAGCCGTAAAAAGGGCTGTCCGGTTCTGTATAGACCATGATATCATAAAAGACTTTTTGAAATCACATTCTACGGAGGTAATGAACATGTTAGTAACCGAATGGAATTGGGACACCGCCCTTAGGGTCCGGGAGGAGGAAGGCCGGGAGGAAGGAGAACAGCGGAAAGCTAAAGAAGTTGCCAAAAACGCCCTTAATGAGGGCTTGTCTATTGGAATAATCCAAAAGTTAACCGGTCTTGATACAGAAACCATACAGAGTCTGTCTGCGGAATAA
- a CDS encoding RecQ family ATP-dependent DNA helicase — METVDATEKIEIPDPLGRALKEFFGMSYLFPYQRLVIANILEAAASRGIGIKWPGGFGEAPEEDTGSPLDESDAESLGRQIVILPTGAGKSLCFQLPAMLLDGPTLVIYPILSLMADQERRLKEMPQGFAPVTLRGGQSREERAEIWAKIRSRESRFIIANPEVLLTPQVMEELGKAGLIHLVIDEAHTVSEWGESFRPSYLRIGEIIEAAGRPLVTAFTATASAPVLEKIEKYIFGVKEGETGTRRIIGNPDRSNISYSARGAILKDLAVRDLLAKYERPAIVFCSSRKGTENLARYLRNGLSEREIKFYHAGLSRPEKTAVEKWFFGSPGGVLIATCAYGMGVDKADIRTVIHRDCPPSVEAYLQESGRAGRDGKQSHAFLLWGPEDEGQLRRAKTEADRSRIRALLAYAHCTDSCRRENLLKLLNYDSNGTAPESDCCDVCESNASDELREVRSVWDFIRRNQRRYTMGEAASLIASNPAVNCSDSEAMELLRNLKKQKKIVISRNFLWKNKLRVLR; from the coding sequence ATGGAAACAGTTGACGCAACAGAAAAAATTGAGATACCCGACCCTCTGGGCAGGGCCCTGAAGGAATTCTTCGGGATGTCCTACCTCTTCCCATACCAGCGGCTTGTGATAGCCAACATACTGGAAGCGGCGGCATCCCGGGGGATTGGGATAAAATGGCCCGGCGGGTTCGGCGAGGCCCCGGAAGAAGACACAGGCTCTCCTCTTGACGAAAGCGATGCGGAAAGCCTGGGGAGGCAGATAGTGATACTCCCCACAGGGGCCGGGAAATCCCTCTGCTTCCAGCTGCCCGCCATGCTCCTTGACGGGCCCACCCTGGTGATCTACCCCATACTCTCCCTCATGGCGGACCAGGAACGGCGGCTCAAGGAAATGCCCCAGGGTTTTGCGCCGGTAACGCTCCGCGGGGGCCAGAGCAGGGAAGAGAGGGCCGAAATTTGGGCAAAAATCCGATCCCGTGAGAGCCGCTTCATTATCGCCAATCCCGAGGTGCTCCTCACGCCCCAGGTGATGGAAGAACTGGGCAAGGCCGGCCTGATTCATCTGGTGATTGACGAAGCCCACACTGTAAGCGAATGGGGTGAAAGCTTCAGGCCCAGCTACCTCAGGATTGGGGAAATTATCGAGGCTGCAGGCCGGCCCCTGGTTACGGCTTTTACCGCCACTGCCAGCGCGCCGGTGCTGGAAAAGATTGAAAAGTACATCTTTGGGGTAAAAGAAGGGGAAACGGGCACACGGCGCATCATCGGGAATCCCGACAGGAGCAACATCTCGTATTCGGCCAGAGGGGCCATACTCAAGGATTTGGCGGTGAGGGATCTTCTTGCAAAATACGAAAGGCCGGCCATAGTCTTTTGCTCCTCAAGAAAAGGAACCGAAAACCTTGCCCGCTATCTTCGGAACGGGCTCTCTGAAAGGGAAATCAAATTTTACCATGCCGGTCTCTCAAGGCCGGAAAAGACAGCCGTCGAAAAATGGTTTTTTGGAAGCCCCGGCGGTGTATTGATTGCGACTTGCGCGTATGGCATGGGGGTCGACAAAGCCGACATACGCACCGTGATCCACCGGGACTGCCCTCCTTCGGTGGAGGCCTATCTCCAGGAATCCGGACGGGCAGGAAGAGACGGGAAGCAGTCCCATGCTTTCCTTCTCTGGGGGCCGGAAGATGAAGGGCAGCTCCGCAGGGCCAAAACCGAAGCCGACCGCAGCCGAATCCGGGCGCTTCTCGCTTATGCCCACTGCACCGATAGCTGCAGACGCGAAAATCTCCTCAAACTTCTCAATTACGACAGCAATGGCACTGCCCCCGAATCCGACTGCTGCGATGTCTGCGAGAGCAATGCCTCGGATGAACTGCGGGAAGTCCGCTCCGTGTGGGATTTTATACGCCGGAACCAGAGAAGATACACCATGGGGGAAGCGGCCTCCCTTATCGCTTCAAACCCGGCGGTTAACTGTTCCGACAGCGAGGCCATGGAGCTGCTCAGGAATCTCAAGAAGCAGAAGAAAATTGTTATATCAAGGAATTTTTTGTGGAAGAATAAGCTGAGGGTGCTGAGATGA
- a CDS encoding ABC transporter substrate-binding protein, which translates to MKIKAIVLAAIAALVLSGAVYAGGGSQSSGGLTLEKGTLTVGMEIGYPPMEYYADDGKTPIGFDVSMAKALAAKMGLKVKFVDTAWDGIFAGVDTSKYDCIMSSVTITDARKAAHNFTKPYVGNAMALVLLKNSAIKAKNPSELVGLGVAYQEETTADFYMTDLAAKGLRFTPYEYDKVMYCFDELKLGRVDAIVTDSLVAVDYVAPADSPFEIVWQGPADEVFGICLKKGNDALTAELDKALDALFADGTMLKISKEIFGGVDMVSAARN; encoded by the coding sequence ATGAAAATCAAGGCAATTGTTTTGGCTGCTATTGCAGCCCTGGTTCTCTCGGGAGCGGTTTACGCAGGTGGCGGCAGCCAGTCGTCAGGCGGGCTTACCCTTGAGAAGGGCACCCTTACTGTGGGCATGGAAATCGGGTATCCCCCCATGGAGTACTATGCCGATGATGGCAAAACCCCCATCGGGTTTGACGTGTCCATGGCAAAGGCCTTGGCGGCGAAAATGGGGCTCAAGGTCAAATTTGTCGATACTGCTTGGGACGGGATTTTTGCGGGGGTGGATACCAGCAAGTACGACTGTATTATGTCGTCGGTAACTATAACCGATGCCAGGAAAGCAGCCCATAATTTCACCAAGCCTTATGTGGGGAATGCCATGGCTCTGGTGCTCCTCAAGAATAGCGCGATCAAAGCCAAGAATCCCAGCGAGCTTGTCGGGCTTGGCGTGGCGTATCAGGAAGAAACCACTGCGGATTTCTACATGACCGATCTTGCGGCCAAGGGCCTTAGGTTCACACCCTACGAGTACGACAAAGTGATGTACTGCTTTGACGAATTAAAGCTCGGGCGGGTGGATGCCATTGTCACTGATAGCCTCGTGGCGGTTGATTATGTCGCTCCTGCGGACAGCCCCTTCGAGATCGTGTGGCAGGGCCCTGCTGATGAAGTTTTCGGCATCTGCCTCAAGAAGGGAAACGACGCCCTCACCGCCGAGCTTGACAAGGCGCTGGACGCCCTCTTTGCCGACGGCACTATGCTCAAGATTTCCAAGGAGATCTTCGGCGGCGTGGATATGGTCAGCGCTGCAAGGAATTAA